In Eptesicus fuscus isolate TK198812 chromosome 23, DD_ASM_mEF_20220401, whole genome shotgun sequence, one genomic interval encodes:
- the LOC103287206 gene encoding RIMS-binding protein 3A yields the protein MTKDSPNPSGGSRATPKKLASPGPTAAVLEEQKRELEKLRAELEEERARGRAERRRFAAEARQLREAEERERQQLVDHLRSQWEAQRCRELRQLQEKVLREREAEIRQLLRWKEAEMRQLQQLLHRERDGVVRQARELQRQLAAELVNRGYCSRAGAPKVAAAQCRCRLQEVLAQLRWETDGEQASRIRHLQTALDVERQLFLKYVLEHFRWHPVLPGTPDPQAVHSSEEPHPETASDSHRPPKSPKVRLESLDGLSASVRVRSRSLEMVPAACSNSLDSLLPTRSGSLDSLAPARSHSLDSILSRPKAPESEERASSADTFILGFLSPPPPPQSLSPPLPPSQHRGPSDRTGEDSGSQPCEALALSPLSLDYPELVKQNSELSEALQVLARRCSDLLEENTQLRRAGFPDPEVEKVKRLKVKHAELTGLARRLEDRARKLQETNLRTLSAPVPGESRVGLELCQAFTRQRARDLSEQASALLAKDKQIEELQHECHLLQAHVASGLGSAPHPNGGAASAQWLKVSDLDRLQRESQREVLRLQRQLTLQKATRSARAEPSGQSAPCEEARCQVQALERELSARRQECQELGAQAAAAQRRGEEAEAQLQTALCEGAWLAKENARLQAQADWTRKLAAENNDVREQLGRACQERDATGLLVEQLLQQAAREQDKQQQLQRDLQKALRDLEAAQEEMPCQPGPHPQEPPETSQAPDSQGRKSRRTRFQPGPEDQASPQSSRDKQEEDASLLESPVALGEPASAPQGPGRVPASQPLDCRPQAKKTSSQSNSSSEVESLWATVPSCLTLDMDTASEVEDLDPDSASLTLEVGDSEAPAAPKLKIFLVRYSYNPFEGPNEHPESELPLTAGDYVYIFGEMDEDGFYEGELEDGRRGLVPSNLVVQIPDNDILGCLPPESSDPGPAPLPAGQGKASKEDISHSLLPGEAQGAVVGETCQMVRAAASKTEAAIEISDAKTEDGWLGSLQSVEEQGFPRSLLGPRGVPCVAPKQLRLQNVAATSAKIIWVCSSRRRPHVVYLNDRKHALTPAGVSSYTLHSLHPSTRYRVQVEVQLPWDSMQVRWETMSSTLTFDTPLAGPPDPPLDVLVERHTLPGLLVVSWLPVTIDLAGFSNGVRVTGYAVYADGLKVAEVTDATAGSALLELSQLQLPLMCQKVSVRTVSLCGESLDSVPAQIPQDCLNCSRSPEASPFTYTRGDRSPCRITFPVCPQRLALAPRSAEARSHVPRSCGASLEAFPEEPPRKHSPMPNRSSEGACPSAGAGSQTQGPAEAWGAGGKDLPFRKSPQNHRPPLHSGQSQGEEDRDWDTGRSPALGVLPLSPECARREKAALEKVLRQQQDAQVFTPPQIGTRQRYVSDPHDILQQQEEEAVCLGPWATERQEQGRELRTQSRRGQALWGKRGSQLPEPSSAPCPAPSGKAMAGSGGGPPQREAGLDTSVRVFVALFDYEPLAMSASPEAAEEELAFQKGQLLRVWGSPDSRGFYRGECNGQVGHIPGHLVAEVEEGVGRTDRRWRLPMQGHLPSVAHLDEIGGLPTPQDSFPLPQGNPRRPPLGTRMTMMAALDYDPKDGWAGGQAKGKLSLKAGDLVTVYGPVDDRGFYYGESGGRRGLVPAHLLDYMSLHDE from the coding sequence ATGACCAAGGACTCGCCTAACCCTTCCGGTGGCAGCCGCGCGACACCCAAGAAGCTGGCTAGTCCGGGCCCAACGGCAGCGGTGCTGGAGGAGCAGAAGCGGGAGCTGGAGAAGCTGCGGGCCGAGCTGGAGGAGGAGCGAGCGCGCGggagggcggagcggaggcgctTCGCGGCCGAGGCGCGCCAGCTGCGGGAGGCAGAGGAGCGGGAGCGGCAGCAGCTGGTTGACCATCTGCGCTCCCAGTGGGAGGCACAGCGCTGTCGGGAGCTGCGGCAGCTGCAGGAGAAGGTGCTGAGGGAGCGCGAGGCCGAGATCCGGCAGCTGCTGCGTTGGAAGGAGGCCGAGATGCGGCAGTTGCAGCAGCTGCTGCACCGCGAGCGCGACGGCGTTGTTCGCCAGGCGCGGGAGCTGCAGCGCCAGCTGGCCGCGGAGCTGGTGAACCGCGGCTACTGTAGCCGCGCGGGGGCGCCCAAAGTCGCCGCCGCGCAGTGTCGCTGTCGCCTGCAGGAAGTGCTGGCGCAACTTCGCTGGGAGACCGACGGCGAGCAGGCCTCGCGCATCCGCCACCTGCAGACGGCGCTCGACGTGGAGCGACAGCTCTTCCTCAAGTACGTCCTGGAGCACTTCCGCTGGCACCCGGTTTTGCCCGGCACCCCAGATCCCCAGGCTGTGCATTCTTCGGAAGAGCCGCACCCCGAGACCGCCAGCGACTCTCACCGTCCCCCAAAGTCCCCCAAAGTTCGACTCGAATCCCTTGATGGCCTGAGCGCCAGCGTTCGCGTGCGCTCCCGCTCCCTCGAAATGGTGCCCGCAGCGTGCTCCAACTCCCTTGACAGCCTGCTCCCCACGCGCTCCGGCTCCCTCGATTCCTTGGCACCAGCGCGTTCCCACTCGCTCGACAGCATTCTGAGTCGTCCCAAGGCCCCCGAATCCGAGGAGCGTGCTTCCTCGGCAGACACTTTCATCCTGGGCTTCCTGagtcccccgccgccgccgcagtcGCTGTCACCACCGCTACCACCATCGCAGCACAGGGGTCCTAGCGACCGGACAGGAGAAGACTCCGGGAGCCAGCCCTGCGAGGCCCTGGCCCTCTCGCCGCTGAGCCTGGATTACCCAGAGCTGGTGAAGCAGAACTCGGAACTGTCCGAGGCCTTGCAGGTGCTGGCGCGCCGCTGCTCTGACCTGCTGGAAGAGAACACGCAACTGCGGCGCGCAGGTTTCCCAGACCCGGAGGTCGAAAAGGTGAAGCGGCTCAAGGTGAAGCACGCAGAGCTAACGGGCCTGGCCCGCCGCCTAGAGGACCGGGCCCGCAAACTGCAAGAAACCAACCTGCGGACTCTGAGCGCGCCAGTGCCCGGGGAGAGCCGCGTGGGCCTGGAGCTGTGCCAAGCCTTCACCCGCCAGCGCGCCCGGGACTTGTCGGAGCAGGCGAGCGCGCTGCTGGCTAAGGACAAGCAGATCGAAGAGCTGCAGCACGAGTGTCACTTGCTGCAGGCGCATGTCGCTTCGGGCCTCGGCAGCGCCCCGCACCCTAATGGGGGCGCGGCCAGCGCCCAGTGGCTCAAAGTCAGCGACTTGGACCGGCTACAGCGTGAGTCCCAGCGCGAGGTGCTGCGCCTGCAGAGGCAGCTGACGCTGCAGAAGGCCACCCGCAGCGCCCGGGCGGAGCCGAGCGGCCAGAGCGCACCCTGCGAGGAGGCGCGGTGCCAGGTGCAGGCGCTGGAGCGCGAGCTGTCCGCGCGGAGGCAAgagtgccaggagctgggggcccAGGCGGCGGCGGCTCAGCGGCGCGGCGAGGAGGCGGAGGCACAGCTGCAGACCGCGCTTTGCGAGGGCGCCTGGCTGGCCAAGGAGAACGCGCGGCTGCAGGCACAAGCCGACTGGACGCGGAAGCTGGCAGCCGAGAACAACGACGTGCGCGAGCAGCTGGGCCGCGCGTGCCAGGAGCGCGACGCCACGGGCTTGCTGGTGGAGCAGCTGCTGCAGCAGGCGGCGCGCGAGCAGGACAAGCAGCAACAGCTGCAGCGTGACCTGCAGAAGGCACTGCGTGATCTCGAGGCTGCCCAGGAGGAAATGCCGTGTCAGCCTGGTCCCCATCCCCAGGAACCCCCGGAGACCTCCCAAGCCCCGGATTCCCAAGGCAGGAAGAGCAGAAGGACCAGGTTCCAGCCAGGGCCTGAAGACCAGGCATCTCCACAGTCCAGCAGAGACAAACAGGAGGAGGACGCCTCCCTGCTAGAGAGCCCAGTTGCCCTCGGGGAGCCAGCCAGTGCCCCTCAAGGGCCGGGCAGagtcccagccagccagcctctgGACTGCAGACCCCAGGCCAAGAAAACCagctcccagtcaaactcctccTCTGAGGTGGAATCTCTGTGGGCCACCGTGCCATCTTGCCTTACTCTGGACATGGACACAGCCAGTGAGGTGGAGGACCTGGATCCCGACAGTGCGTCCTTGACCCTGGAAGTGGGGGACTCGgaggcccccgccgcccccaagCTCAAAATCTTCCTGGTTCGATACAGCTACAACCCATTTGAGGGACCCAATGAGCACCCTGAGAGCGAGCTGCCCCTCACGGCTGGCGATTACGTATACATCTTTGGTGAGATGGATGAGGATGGCTTCTATGAGGGGGAGCTGGAGGATGGCCGGCGGGGCCTGGTGCCCTCCAACCTGGTGGTGCAGATTCCAGACAACGACATCCTTGGCTGCCTGCCCCCAGAGTCCTCTGACCCTGGCCCCGCTCCGCTCCCCGCTGGACAGGGCAAAGCTTCAAAGGAAGACATTAGTCACAGCTTATTGCCTGGGGAAGCTCAGGGAGCTGTGGTCGGGGAGACGTGCCAGATGGTGAGGGCGGCGGCCTCCAAGACGGAAGCCGCAATAGAGATCTCAGATGCCAAGACAGAAGATGGCTGGCTGGGCTCACTGCAGAGCGTGGAGGAGCAGGGATTCCCCAGATCCCTTCTAGGGCCCAGAGGGGTCCCTTGTGTCGCCCCCAAACAACTACGCCTGCAGAATGTTGCGGCCACGTCGGCCAAGATCATCTGGGTCTGCAGCAGCCGCCGCCGGCCACACGTGGTGTATCTCAATGACCGGAAGCACGCCCTGAccccagcaggtgtgagcagctaCACCTTGCACAGCCTGCACCCCAGCACCCGGTAccgggtgcaggtggaggtgcagcTGCCGTGGGACTCCATGCAGGTGCGCTGGGAAACCATGTCCTCCACTCTCACCTTCGACACGCCCTTGGCAGGACCCCCTGACCCTCCACTGGACGTGCTGGTCGAGCGTCACACCTTACCgggcctcctggtggtcagctgGCTCCCAGTGACCATCGACCTGGCCGGGTTCTCCAATGGGGTCCGGGTCACCGGCTATGCCGTGTATGCTGATGGGCTCAAGGTTGCAGAGGTCACTGATGCCACCGCTGGCAGCGCCCTGTTGGAGCTGTCCCAGCTCCAGCTGCCCCTCATGTGCCAGAAGGTCTCGGTGAGAACCGTCTCGCTCTGCGGCGAGTCGCTGGATTCGGTGCCGGCTCAGATCCCTCAGGACTGTTTGAACTGTAGCAGATCGCCAGAGGCCTCTCCCTTTACGTACACCCGTGGCGACCGGTCCCCGTGCAGAATCACCTTCCCCGTCTGCCCGCAGAGGTTGGCGCTGGCTCCACGGAGTGCCGAGGCTCGTTCCCACGTCCCCAGAAGCTGTGGGGCGTCCCTGGAAGCATTCCCTGAAGAACCCCCGAGGAAGCACTCCCCGATGCCCAACCGGAGCTCAGAAGGAGCATGTCCGAGTGCAGGGGCGGGCAGCCAAACCCAGGGGCCTGCAGAGGCCTGGGGGGCCGGCGGAAAGGACCTCCCCTTTCGGAAGAGCCCTCAGAACCACAGGCCACCTCTGCacagtggccagtcccaggggGAAGAAGACCGTGACTGGGACACCGGCCGAAGCCCTGCCCTGGGagtcctccctctgtctcccgAGTGTGCCCGTCGGGAAAAGGCTGCCCTTGAGAAGGTCCTTAGGCAGCAGCAAGACGCCCAAGTGTTCACACCCCCCCAGATAGGCACCCGCCAACGATACGTGTCTGACCCCCATGACATTttgcagcagcaggaggaggaggccgtGTGCCTCGGCCCATGGGCCACAGAGAGGCAAGAGCAGGGAAGGGAGCTTAGGACGCAGAGCAGGCGAGGTCAGGCTCTGTGGGGCAAGAGAGGGAGCCAGCTCCCCGAGCCCAGCTCTGCACCCTGTCCAGCTCCGTCCGGCAAAGCCATGGCGGGGTCCGGGGGAGGCCCCCCGCAGCGGGAGGCGGGCCTGGACACCTCGGTCAGGGTCTTTGTGGCGCTCTTTGATTACGAGCCCCTGGCGATGTCTGCCAGCCCCGAGGCTGCAGAGGAGGAGCTGGCCTTCCAGAAAGGGCAGTTGCTGAGGGTGTGGGGCTCTCCGGACTCCCGAGGCTTCTACCGTGGGGAATGCAACGGTCAAGTGGGCCACATCCCTGGGCATCTGGTGGCTGAGGTGGAGGAAGGTGTGGGGAGGACTGATAGGAGGTGGCGTTTGCCAATGCAAGGGCACCTGCCCTCTGTGGCCCACCTAGATGAAATTGGGGGgctccccacaccccaggactcctttcccctgccccaagggaaccccaggAGGCCTCCACTGGGCACTCGAATGACCATGATGGCAGCTCTGGACTATGACCCCAAGGACGGGTGGGCAGGGGGCCAGGCGAAGGGCAAGCTGTCACTGAAGGCTGGGGACCTGGTCACAGTCTACGGGCCTGTGGATGACAGGGGATTCTATTATGGGGAGTCAGGCGGCCGCAGAGGTCTCGTCCCAGCCCACCTGCTGGATTACATGTCCCTCCATGATGAGTGA